From a region of the Archocentrus centrarchus isolate MPI-CPG fArcCen1 chromosome 18, fArcCen1, whole genome shotgun sequence genome:
- the LOC115797178 gene encoding ladderlectin-like, giving the protein MKLLTVSALLCALMGLSAAADEGSSDGGKRSTQPGKVNVEKRLLCYWHRWVGWTRYGNRYYHYFPYRWTWAQAQRFCESKNANLASVRNLGEYRAIQRVIYRATHRSDPTWIGGSDAQQERYWFWIDGTRFRFTYWCRGEPNNHWSREHCLHMNWTGYKCMNDVPCNYRYPFVCVWKRR; this is encoded by the exons ATGAAGCTGCTGACTGTGTCTGCACTTCTTTGTGCACTGATGGGTCTGAGCGCTGCTGCTG ATGAAGGGAGCAGTGATGGGGGAAAGAGATCAACTCAACCAG GAAAGGTTAATGTTGAGAAGAGATTGCTGTGTTATTGGCACAGGTGGGTGGGTTGGACTAGATATGGCAACCGATACTACCACTACTTTCCCTATCGCTGGACTTGGGCTCAGGCTCAG AGATTCTGTGAGTCCAAGAATGCAAACCTGGCATCTGTGCGCAATCTCGGAGAGTATCGGGCAATTCAGAGGGTCATATATCGCGCCACTCACCGAAGTGACCCTACATGGATTGGAGGCTCTGATGCTCAACAG gAGCGTTATTGGTTTTGGATCGATGGAACTCGTTTCAGATTTACATACTGGTGTCGTGGAGAGCCTAACAACCATTGGAGCAGAGAGCACTGCCTACACATGAACTGGACAG GATACAAGTGTATGAATGATGTACCCTGTAACTACCGATACCCATTTGTCTGCGTCTGGAAAAGGAGATGA